Proteins from a single region of Aureibacter tunicatorum:
- a CDS encoding aminodeoxychorismate/anthranilate synthase component II, which produces MILLVDNFDSFTYNLVDYFARLGEKCLVRRNDVSLEELDKLDFDKIVLSPGPGKPEDAGNLMKVIDAYHLKYPMLGICLGHQALASYFGGNIKKALRPMHGKVSNVKNFQIGVFKGLPEQFDVVRYHSLVVDNLPDMLEKTALVDTGEIMGLRHVELPLEGVQFHPEAILTENGLKILHNWIQYNNSDH; this is translated from the coding sequence GTGATTCTGTTGGTTGATAATTTTGATTCATTCACTTACAACCTTGTCGATTATTTCGCTAGATTAGGCGAAAAATGCTTGGTGAGAAGGAATGACGTTTCTTTGGAAGAACTAGATAAGTTGGACTTTGATAAAATAGTGTTGTCGCCAGGGCCGGGGAAACCCGAAGACGCCGGCAATCTTATGAAAGTGATCGATGCTTATCATTTAAAGTACCCAATGTTGGGAATTTGCTTAGGGCATCAAGCTTTGGCATCTTATTTTGGTGGAAATATTAAAAAAGCATTACGCCCAATGCATGGCAAAGTGTCTAATGTGAAAAATTTTCAAATTGGAGTGTTTAAAGGTTTGCCTGAGCAGTTTGATGTTGTGAGATATCATTCGTTAGTCGTTGATAATCTGCCTGATATGTTGGAAAAGACAGCGTTGGTAGATACTGGGGAAATTATGGGGTTGAGGCATGTTGAATTGCCATTGGAAGGAGTTCAGTTTCATCCTGAAGCAATTTTAACTGAAAACGGTCTCAAAATATTACATAATTGGATACAGTATAATAACAGCGATCATTGA
- a CDS encoding DUF6089 family protein — protein sequence MKDKIGNYCVSFHQKVFVLVAALSLFIGTQTAFAQFKEIGIGAGVLNYTGDLQKRFTYSEIRPGVNVLYRLNFTDAFSVRLNGMIGGLKGADDPEYDSYSNRRSAKFSLMAYEFAALMEYNFFDYRSGGSFIRVTPYLFGGIALMGYSGESEWQDLNADGTGTETVIRDYSKPIMPVIPFGLGFKYNINPKFDINIEFGARKTFDDLIDNVSGIEDNTSKTYAGGNDNTNDWYFFTGISLSYTFYRIPCPHNFY from the coding sequence TTGAAGGATAAAATAGGAAATTATTGCGTGTCGTTTCATCAGAAAGTTTTTGTTTTGGTGGCGGCATTATCGCTTTTTATAGGGACGCAAACTGCTTTTGCTCAATTCAAGGAAATTGGCATTGGAGCCGGAGTTTTGAATTATACTGGTGATTTGCAGAAACGATTCACTTACTCTGAAATTCGACCTGGAGTAAACGTGTTGTATCGATTGAATTTTACAGACGCATTTAGTGTTAGGTTGAATGGAATGATTGGCGGTCTTAAAGGAGCTGATGATCCAGAATACGATTCTTATTCGAATCGAAGAAGCGCTAAGTTTTCATTGATGGCATATGAGTTTGCTGCACTGATGGAATACAATTTTTTTGATTATAGATCTGGTGGTAGCTTCATAAGAGTGACACCTTATCTGTTTGGTGGAATCGCTCTGATGGGATATTCTGGAGAGTCAGAGTGGCAAGACTTAAATGCTGATGGAACGGGAACAGAAACAGTGATTAGAGATTATAGCAAGCCGATTATGCCAGTTATCCCTTTTGGTTTAGGATTTAAATATAATATTAATCCGAAGTTTGATATTAATATAGAGTTTGGAGCCAGAAAAACGTTTGATGATTTGATTGACAATGTTTCCGGCATAGAAGACAATACCTCTAAAACATATGCTGGGGGGAATGATAATACCAATGATTGGTATTTTTTCACAGGTATTTCTTTGAGCTATACTTTTTATAGAATACCTTGTCCTCATAATTTTTATTGA
- a CDS encoding isoprenyl transferase → MNKSIDKDRIPKHIAIIMDGNGRWAKKQGMMDRVFGHKHAIKTVKNITDACGKLGVEYLTLYAFSTENWNRPRTEVNALMTLLVSTLKKEIKELDKNGVKLKVIGEMSELPKTCQVELNQSMELTKDNKGLQLNLALSYSGRSEITVAMKKMVEMAQKGTLNADQVNEEFISKQLYTAGMPDPDLMIRTSGEMRISNFLLWQIAYSEIYITDVLWPDFTVEHLYDAIADYQGRERRFGKTSEQLQH, encoded by the coding sequence ATGAATAAAAGTATAGATAAGGATAGGATACCGAAGCATATCGCTATCATAATGGATGGCAATGGGCGATGGGCGAAAAAGCAAGGCATGATGGATCGAGTTTTTGGCCATAAGCATGCTATTAAGACAGTGAAAAATATCACTGACGCCTGCGGTAAGCTAGGAGTTGAATATCTTACGCTTTACGCCTTTTCAACTGAAAATTGGAACAGGCCTAGAACTGAAGTTAACGCATTAATGACGCTTTTGGTTTCCACTTTGAAGAAGGAAATTAAAGAGCTGGATAAAAATGGAGTCAAATTGAAAGTGATTGGTGAAATGAGCGAGTTGCCTAAAACTTGCCAAGTTGAATTGAATCAATCAATGGAGCTAACGAAGGACAATAAAGGTTTGCAATTGAATTTAGCATTGAGTTATAGTGGTCGTTCTGAGATCACAGTCGCGATGAAAAAAATGGTCGAGATGGCTCAAAAAGGCACATTAAATGCAGATCAGGTAAATGAAGAATTTATATCAAAGCAGTTGTATACTGCTGGCATGCCTGATCCTGATTTGATGATACGCACTAGCGGAGAAATGAGAATTAGTAATTTTTTGCTTTGGCAAATAGCTTATTCAGAAATATATATTACTGATGTGCTTTGGCCGGATTTTACTGTTGAGCATTTGTATGACGCAATAGCAGACTATCAAGGTAGAGAGAGAAGATTTGGGAAAACAAGCGAACAGCTTCAACATTAA
- a CDS encoding CvpA family protein — MEIIDLILLGIILFGAFRGFKKGLLIEAFSLAVVIIGFWGAYRFSGAFGKYIEQYVNLPDERYVSYALFFVVLIGIIWVGILAAKALKASLSVSLIGSADRFMGAVLGFLKWLLGLSLFIWVLNFIDIKLPKEIVGKSLLYGPIQKIVPSLFEKSTDLLPKSEKVIEELKERMKNIEGR, encoded by the coding sequence TTGGAGATTATTGACTTGATTTTGCTGGGCATAATATTGTTTGGCGCTTTTAGAGGATTTAAAAAAGGTCTTTTGATCGAGGCCTTTTCTTTGGCAGTTGTGATTATTGGTTTTTGGGGAGCGTATAGGTTCTCAGGAGCTTTTGGCAAATATATTGAGCAGTATGTGAACCTGCCTGATGAAAGGTACGTTTCTTATGCGCTTTTTTTTGTCGTTTTGATTGGCATTATTTGGGTAGGTATTTTGGCAGCAAAAGCCTTGAAGGCTTCGCTTTCAGTGAGCTTGATAGGCAGTGCAGATAGATTTATGGGAGCTGTGTTAGGTTTCCTTAAGTGGCTGTTGGGCTTAAGCTTGTTTATTTGGGTGCTTAACTTTATAGATATTAAGTTGCCCAAAGAGATCGTGGGGAAGTCTCTGTTGTATGGGCCCATTCAAAAAATTGTGCCTTCATTGTTTGAGAAGAGCACGGACTTGTTGCCAAAGTCCGAAAAAGTTATTGAGGAGTTGAAAGAACGAATGAAAAATATAGAGGGAAGGTGA
- a CDS encoding alpha/beta fold hydrolase, whose protein sequence is MKLFFREISSEGQPLIIIHGLFGFSDNWVTFAKQLTDNYRVLLIDQRNHGNSPHSDIWDYEAMAEDLREFIEDLQLENPIIMGHSMGGKAAMEFAIRYPSMLEKLIVVDIAPKSYPLHHQKIIAGLESLDLKNIKSRQEADKQLEKFIPEFGTRLFLMKNLARDKEGNFKLKMNLPVISQNIANVVASISEGAHFMKPTLFIRGDQSDYILDSDFDLIEDIFSDVEIETVENAGHWIHADKPQELLNIVKDFID, encoded by the coding sequence ATGAAATTATTCTTTAGAGAAATAAGCAGCGAAGGCCAACCATTGATCATTATCCATGGCCTTTTTGGATTTTCAGATAATTGGGTAACCTTCGCAAAGCAGCTCACTGACAATTACAGAGTTCTTCTAATAGATCAAAGAAACCATGGCAACTCCCCTCATTCAGATATCTGGGATTACGAGGCTATGGCTGAAGACCTAAGAGAATTTATAGAAGACCTTCAACTAGAGAACCCCATAATCATGGGACATTCTATGGGAGGAAAAGCAGCCATGGAATTCGCCATTCGCTATCCTTCAATGCTTGAAAAGCTTATTGTTGTAGATATAGCCCCAAAATCGTATCCGCTTCATCATCAAAAGATCATCGCTGGGCTAGAATCTCTTGATTTGAAAAATATAAAATCAAGGCAAGAAGCTGACAAACAACTGGAAAAATTCATACCTGAATTCGGAACGAGGTTATTTCTAATGAAAAACCTCGCCCGAGACAAAGAAGGCAACTTCAAGTTAAAAATGAATCTGCCAGTCATTAGTCAGAACATTGCGAATGTTGTTGCTTCTATCAGCGAAGGAGCCCACTTTATGAAGCCAACCTTATTTATCCGAGGCGATCAATCCGACTATATTCTTGACAGCGACTTTGACTTGATTGAAGATATTTTCTCTGATGTGGAAATAGAAACTGTTGAGAATGCTGGACATTGGATACATGCGGACAAACCTCAAGAACTCCTTAACATTGTAAAAGATTTCATTGACTAA
- a CDS encoding NAD kinase, with translation MRIALHGREFKESTLPLVAKLIQFLKSGNFELLATRNLFEKIKPLVGESIFSQVFGLASKPQGIDLFLSLGGDGTLLDTITYVGNDETPILGVNAGRLGFLANSTFSNFQENFTSVLNEQGAFPTEKRALIRYESDQKIDVFEGLNFGMNEFAVFKTDTSSMITVHAYLNGEYLNAYWADGLIISTPTGSTGYSLSCGGPVLMPHSKSFVLTPVSPHNLNVRPLLVPDDSVIDLTVESRSSHFLVSLDSRSRVVSKEAKITIRKERFSANLVKVENYSFIDTLRHKLHWGLDARN, from the coding sequence ATGAGGATAGCATTGCATGGGCGAGAGTTCAAAGAGTCTACTTTGCCTCTAGTTGCAAAATTGATTCAATTTTTGAAATCAGGAAATTTCGAGTTGCTGGCAACACGCAACTTGTTTGAAAAAATCAAGCCTTTAGTAGGGGAGTCTATATTTTCTCAAGTATTCGGATTGGCAAGCAAACCCCAAGGAATAGATTTATTTCTTAGCTTGGGAGGTGATGGTACTTTATTGGATACAATTACTTATGTAGGCAATGATGAAACACCTATATTAGGAGTAAATGCGGGAAGATTGGGATTCTTAGCGAATTCAACATTTAGTAATTTTCAAGAGAATTTTACAAGTGTTTTGAACGAACAAGGTGCTTTCCCGACTGAAAAAAGAGCTTTGATAAGATATGAGTCGGATCAAAAAATCGATGTTTTTGAAGGCTTGAATTTTGGGATGAATGAATTTGCAGTTTTTAAGACTGACACATCTTCAATGATTACTGTTCACGCTTACTTAAACGGAGAGTATTTGAATGCTTACTGGGCAGATGGGCTTATAATTTCCACACCCACAGGTTCTACAGGGTATTCTTTGAGTTGTGGGGGGCCGGTGTTGATGCCTCATTCTAAGAGTTTTGTCTTGACTCCTGTGAGTCCTCATAATTTAAATGTTCGCCCTTTATTAGTTCCTGATGATAGTGTTATAGATCTTACTGTCGAATCAAGATCATCGCATTTTTTGGTTTCTTTAGATTCTAGATCCAGAGTGGTTTCAAAAGAAGCGAAGATAACCATTCGTAAAGAGCGTTTTTCCGCAAATCTAGTAAAAGTTGAAAATTATAGTTTCATCGATACATTAAGGCATAAGCTTCATTGGGGGCTTGATGCTAGGAATTAA
- a CDS encoding CBS domain-containing protein: protein MIAEELINYSIPPLKPNDHTQSAILWMEEMRVNQLPVIDGRNFVGFLSEDTILESNVISDEIHHYRLSGEGCRVKGDQHVYEVIRKTTEFDLPLVAVLDDEEQYQGVVTLEDAVRSLTGSSAFKATGGVIILSLKKIDYSLAEISRLVESNEAKILSLYTKDDDIDPHMMTVTMKLNISDLRHVIATLERFEYQIIAKFDERKHVSADKERLGLFLKYLDI from the coding sequence ATGATAGCAGAAGAACTGATCAACTACTCGATTCCGCCTTTAAAACCTAACGACCATACCCAAAGTGCGATTTTATGGATGGAAGAAATGAGGGTTAATCAGTTGCCGGTTATCGATGGGCGAAATTTCGTGGGGTTTCTTTCCGAGGATACTATTTTGGAAAGCAATGTCATTAGTGACGAAATACATCATTACCGCTTGAGCGGAGAGGGCTGCAGAGTAAAAGGCGATCAACACGTTTATGAGGTTATTCGAAAAACTACGGAGTTTGATTTGCCTTTAGTTGCTGTGCTGGATGATGAAGAGCAATATCAAGGGGTAGTCACCTTGGAGGATGCTGTAAGGAGCTTGACAGGGTCTTCAGCATTCAAAGCGACAGGAGGGGTGATTATATTGTCCTTGAAGAAAATTGATTACTCTCTCGCTGAAATCAGTAGATTGGTGGAGTCAAATGAGGCTAAAATATTGAGCTTGTATACTAAAGACGACGATATTGATCCTCACATGATGACAGTTACCATGAAATTGAACATATCGGATTTAAGGCATGTGATTGCTACTTTGGAAAGATTTGAGTACCAAATTATTGCTAAATTCGATGAACGAAAGCATGTAAGTGCTGATAAGGAAAGGCTAGGTTTATTTTTAAAATACTTGGATATTTAG
- a CDS encoding alpha/beta hydrolase: MEIEVKTAGKYKYIEEGEGEVLVLLHGLFGALSNWESVLERFSKKYKVIIPFMPIYDMPMRKAGLKELVKFVENFVEEKGLGQFTLIGNSLGGHVALMYTLKHPDKVKAMALTGSSGLFENSMGGSYPKRGSYEYIKERVEYTFYDPKTATKEYVDEVFKITKSIPKCMNIVAIAKSAQRNNLAGDLPNIKIPTLLIWGLNDTITPPAVAYEFDRLLPNSTLRFIDKCCHAPMMEQPEAFNDYLDEFLTNTI; this comes from the coding sequence ATGGAAATTGAAGTTAAAACAGCAGGGAAATATAAATATATTGAGGAAGGTGAAGGCGAGGTACTAGTGCTTTTGCATGGGCTGTTCGGAGCATTGAGCAACTGGGAAAGCGTTCTTGAAAGGTTTTCCAAAAAATATAAAGTGATTATTCCATTTATGCCGATTTATGATATGCCTATGCGTAAAGCCGGCTTGAAGGAATTGGTTAAGTTCGTTGAGAATTTTGTTGAGGAAAAAGGCTTGGGGCAATTTACTTTGATAGGAAACTCTTTGGGCGGTCATGTGGCGTTAATGTACACGTTGAAGCATCCTGATAAAGTCAAGGCAATGGCATTGACGGGAAGCTCTGGTTTGTTTGAAAATAGCATGGGAGGATCTTATCCTAAGCGCGGTAGTTATGAGTATATCAAGGAGAGAGTTGAGTATACATTTTATGATCCTAAGACTGCGACAAAAGAGTACGTTGACGAAGTGTTCAAAATCACTAAGAGCATTCCTAAGTGTATGAATATTGTCGCGATAGCAAAGTCGGCTCAGAGAAATAATCTGGCTGGAGATTTGCCAAACATAAAGATACCAACGTTGTTAATATGGGGATTGAATGACACAATTACCCCGCCAGCGGTAGCTTACGAATTTGATCGATTGTTGCCGAATAGCACTTTGAGGTTTATTGACAAATGTTGTCATGCGCCAATGATGGAGCAACCCGAAGCCTTTAATGATTATTTGGATGAATTTTTAACCAATACAATATAA
- a CDS encoding BamA/OMP85 family outer membrane protein, producing the protein MRNLIICFIFIIFSLDSIAQVGYRNRLGVGSGNTQTDQNKIDYSNPKEYEIADIEVKGLETLNKSALISLSGLKVGDRIKLPGEKISSAIKKLWKHGIIGNVSINVDKVEDGKVWLVIELTERPRLTRINITGVSKSQQKELKEDVSLVRGRVLTDAIKKNTELAVKKYFVNKGFLNTKVVLTQEKDTLVANGVKVNVKVDKGHKVHINEIYFSGVEDLDESTLKRKMKKTKEKVRVRIFEDMARGLLSINSKELKTFFSESYEADWKQIKKYINDNVKLNFFNASKFVGKEYENDKDALIAFYNHKGYRDAAIVKDTVYLDKNENVIIDIEIYEGRKYFFRDIKWVGNFVYSDEQLDRVLGVEKGDVYDLELINKKLQFNPTDQDISGLYMDNGYLASRIEPVEVRVEGDSIDVEMRIYEGKQFTINNVVVRGNDRTNDHVIYRELRTRPGDLFSRNQIIRTQRELSQLGYFDPEQITPNVNPNMNDNTVEIEWDVVERPSDQIELSGGWGGSFGFIGTLGLTFNNFSLRNILNKEAWHPLPTGDGQKLSVRAQANGVQYQSYSMSFQEPWLGGKKPQSFSVSGTYSIQRGYNPTTARYDAGSLIMKGFSVGLGKRIKWPDDYFTLSHSISYYQYVLNEFVADYRLGFNNGISNNFSYNIALSRNSIDQPMYPRAGSQFTIGLTLTPPYSLFNDKDYASLDPEDRYNKVEFYKVLFDLKQYQKVVGNLVLEAKAHFGFIGNYKATTPIGPFERFVMGGSGLAGQSYIIGYDVISLRGYEDASILPRESDPKDPSNYIEGGTSFVKFGAELRYPLSLSPTATIYVLGFLEGGNNWANIKEFNTFDLYKSAGFGARIFMPAFGLIGIDWGYGFDTLPGRTSPSGSQFHFTIGQQFK; encoded by the coding sequence ATGAGAAATTTAATTATCTGTTTCATTTTTATAATTTTTAGTTTGGATTCTATTGCTCAAGTTGGATACCGAAACAGGCTTGGCGTAGGCAGTGGCAATACTCAAACAGATCAAAATAAGATTGATTATTCGAATCCAAAAGAGTATGAGATCGCTGATATCGAAGTTAAGGGCTTAGAGACTCTGAACAAGTCGGCCTTAATATCGCTTTCGGGTTTGAAAGTCGGCGATAGAATTAAGCTCCCAGGAGAAAAAATATCTTCTGCAATCAAGAAGTTATGGAAGCATGGTATTATTGGTAATGTTTCGATAAATGTTGATAAAGTTGAAGACGGCAAGGTTTGGTTGGTTATCGAATTAACAGAGAGGCCTAGATTGACGAGAATTAATATCACAGGTGTTTCCAAGTCTCAACAAAAGGAGTTGAAGGAAGATGTTAGTTTAGTGCGTGGAAGGGTCTTGACAGATGCTATCAAAAAGAATACAGAACTTGCTGTCAAAAAGTATTTTGTCAATAAAGGATTTTTGAATACAAAAGTTGTTTTAACACAAGAGAAGGATACTCTGGTTGCTAATGGCGTTAAAGTAAATGTCAAGGTTGACAAAGGTCATAAGGTTCATATTAATGAAATTTATTTTTCTGGCGTTGAGGATTTGGACGAGTCTACGCTTAAGCGTAAGATGAAGAAGACCAAAGAAAAGGTTCGCGTGAGAATCTTTGAGGATATGGCAAGAGGGCTGTTGTCGATTAACTCGAAAGAGTTGAAGACTTTCTTTAGTGAAAGCTATGAAGCGGATTGGAAACAGATCAAGAAGTATATCAACGATAATGTTAAGCTGAACTTTTTCAATGCATCTAAATTTGTTGGGAAAGAGTATGAAAACGACAAGGATGCTTTGATAGCTTTTTATAACCATAAAGGATATCGTGATGCAGCAATAGTTAAGGATACTGTTTATTTGGATAAAAATGAAAATGTTATCATTGATATTGAAATTTATGAAGGACGCAAGTACTTCTTTAGAGATATCAAATGGGTAGGTAATTTTGTATACTCGGATGAGCAGCTGGATCGAGTTCTCGGTGTAGAAAAAGGCGATGTTTATGACTTGGAGTTGATCAATAAAAAGCTTCAGTTTAACCCGACTGACCAAGATATTAGCGGGTTGTATATGGATAATGGTTATTTGGCTTCCAGAATTGAACCTGTAGAGGTAAGAGTTGAAGGTGATTCCATTGATGTGGAAATGAGAATCTATGAAGGGAAGCAGTTTACGATAAATAACGTTGTCGTTAGAGGAAATGATAGAACCAATGATCATGTTATATACAGAGAGTTGAGAACAAGGCCTGGAGATCTTTTCAGTCGTAATCAGATTATTAGAACTCAAAGAGAATTGTCTCAGCTTGGCTATTTTGATCCTGAGCAAATTACACCGAATGTCAATCCTAATATGAATGACAATACGGTTGAAATAGAGTGGGACGTTGTTGAAAGACCTTCTGATCAGATTGAATTGTCAGGTGGTTGGGGTGGTAGTTTTGGTTTCATTGGTACCCTTGGTTTAACATTCAATAACTTCTCTTTAAGAAATATATTGAATAAAGAGGCTTGGCACCCTTTGCCTACAGGTGATGGACAGAAACTATCTGTTAGAGCTCAGGCTAATGGTGTTCAGTATCAAAGTTATTCCATGTCTTTCCAAGAGCCTTGGTTAGGGGGTAAGAAACCTCAATCATTCTCAGTAAGTGGAACGTATTCTATTCAAAGAGGATATAATCCAACAACAGCGAGATATGATGCTGGATCATTAATTATGAAAGGTTTTTCAGTAGGACTTGGTAAGAGAATAAAGTGGCCTGATGATTATTTTACATTAAGTCATAGCATATCATATTATCAATATGTGCTTAATGAGTTCGTGGCCGATTATAGACTTGGTTTCAATAATGGTATATCTAACAATTTTTCTTATAACATTGCGTTGTCAAGAAATAGTATAGATCAGCCGATGTATCCAAGAGCAGGTTCCCAATTCACTATTGGCTTGACTTTGACACCGCCATATTCATTGTTTAATGACAAGGATTATGCAAGCTTAGATCCAGAAGATAGATATAATAAAGTCGAATTTTATAAAGTGTTATTTGACTTGAAACAATATCAAAAAGTTGTAGGGAATTTAGTTTTAGAAGCTAAAGCTCACTTTGGATTTATAGGTAATTATAAAGCTACAACGCCAATCGGACCTTTTGAAAGGTTTGTAATGGGTGGTAGTGGACTTGCTGGACAAAGTTATATCATTGGTTACGATGTTATTTCATTAAGAGGTTATGAGGATGCGAGTATATTGCCTAGAGAGAGTGATCCTAAAGATCCAAGCAACTATATAGAAGGTGGTACATCCTTTGTCAAGTTTGGAGCTGAGTTAAGATATCCTCTTTCGTTGAGTCCTACAGCAACGATTTATGTCTTAGGATTTCTTGAGGGAGGTAACAACTGGGCAAATATCAAAGAATTTAATACGTTTGATTTATATAAATCAGCAGGTTTTGGAGCTAGAATATTCATGCCGGCATTTGGTCTGATCGGAATCGATTGGGGTTATGGATTTGATACATTGCCGGGTAGAACATCGCCTAGTGGTTCTCAATTCCACTTCACAATTGGTCAACAATTTAAATAG
- a CDS encoding GatB/YqeY domain-containing protein yields MSLKDKVNAEIKTAMKNKQKEELRALRAIKSMIMLAETEGGAAEALTEEQELKLLTKAAKQRKDSIDVFEKEGRDDLAEKEKEELAVISKFLPQPLTEDELREGINEIISEVGAEGPKDMGKVMGVATKKFAGRADGKQVSSIVKELLAK; encoded by the coding sequence ATGAGCCTAAAAGATAAGGTTAATGCTGAGATCAAAACAGCAATGAAAAATAAACAAAAAGAGGAACTTAGAGCTTTAAGGGCTATAAAATCTATGATCATGCTTGCTGAAACAGAAGGCGGTGCGGCTGAGGCGCTTACAGAAGAGCAGGAGCTCAAGCTTTTGACTAAAGCGGCTAAGCAGAGAAAAGATTCAATTGATGTGTTTGAGAAGGAAGGAAGGGATGATCTTGCTGAAAAGGAAAAAGAAGAATTGGCTGTGATTAGCAAATTTTTGCCACAACCGCTTACAGAAGACGAGTTGAGAGAAGGAATAAACGAGATTATTTCTGAAGTTGGAGCAGAAGGACCTAAGGATATGGGTAAGGTAATGGGAGTTGCTACTAAGAAGTTTGCAGGAAGAGCTGATGGTAAGCAGGTTTCATCGATAGTTAAAGAATTGTTGGCGAAATAA
- a CDS encoding OmpH family outer membrane protein, with translation MKKLLIIFFCLFGVSVVSNAQKFGYVDTEYVLSKMPEYAKAQEEVNTLSATWQSEIQQMYKEIEGMYDALQAEEVLLTAEMKKERQEGIKEKEQEVKEYHKKVFGFEGLFFLKKKELIKPVQDLVFEAVEKVSKKNKIQIMFDKSGDLVMIYTNPVHDYTDYVLEELGLGDKNDTVQQ, from the coding sequence ATGAAAAAACTTCTAATTATTTTCTTTTGTCTATTCGGGGTGTCAGTCGTGTCGAATGCTCAAAAGTTTGGATATGTGGATACTGAATATGTGTTAAGCAAAATGCCTGAGTATGCTAAAGCGCAAGAAGAGGTGAATACGCTTTCCGCTACTTGGCAATCTGAAATACAGCAAATGTATAAAGAAATAGAAGGGATGTATGATGCTCTGCAAGCTGAAGAAGTTCTGTTGACTGCTGAAATGAAAAAAGAGCGTCAAGAGGGCATCAAGGAGAAAGAGCAAGAGGTGAAAGAGTACCATAAGAAAGTATTTGGCTTTGAAGGATTATTCTTCTTAAAGAAAAAAGAGCTGATAAAGCCTGTTCAAGATTTGGTATTTGAGGCTGTGGAGAAAGTTTCGAAAAAAAATAAAATTCAAATAATGTTTGACAAGTCGGGAGATCTGGTGATGATCTATACGAATCCAGTTCACGATTATACAGATTATGTATTGGAAGAGCTTGGCTTGGGAGACAAAAATGATACAGTGCAACAATAA
- a CDS encoding pyridoxine 5'-phosphate synthase encodes MTKLSVNINKIATLRNSRGEGKPSVVKAAIDSERFGAQGITVHPRPDERHITKQDVYDLTEVVTTEFNIEGYPDQRFMDIVKDVKPAQATLVPDAPDAITSNAGWDTVKHETYLKEIVEKLKSFGTRVSIFVDPDPIMVEGAYKIGADRIELYTEPYAKNYSEDKDAAVKPYIFAANKAKELGLGINAGHDLDLENLRFLKQSLPQLDEVSIGHALISDAIYLGLDNTINLYLQQLREED; translated from the coding sequence ATGACGAAATTAAGCGTAAATATCAACAAAATCGCCACTTTGAGAAATTCAAGGGGAGAAGGCAAGCCCAGCGTGGTAAAAGCAGCCATTGATTCGGAAAGATTTGGAGCTCAAGGAATCACTGTTCATCCAAGGCCCGACGAAAGGCATATCACAAAGCAAGATGTTTATGACCTCACTGAAGTTGTCACTACAGAATTCAACATAGAAGGCTACCCTGACCAACGCTTCATGGATATTGTAAAAGATGTCAAACCGGCTCAAGCTACGCTAGTGCCTGACGCACCGGATGCCATTACATCAAATGCGGGATGGGATACTGTAAAGCATGAAACTTATTTAAAAGAAATAGTTGAAAAACTAAAATCATTTGGCACAAGAGTTTCAATTTTCGTAGACCCTGACCCAATTATGGTGGAAGGCGCATATAAAATAGGAGCTGACAGGATCGAACTTTATACCGAGCCATATGCCAAAAATTACTCCGAAGATAAAGATGCTGCGGTCAAGCCATATATCTTCGCTGCAAATAAAGCAAAAGAATTAGGTCTTGGCATAAACGCTGGTCATGACTTGGATTTAGAAAACCTTAGATTCTTAAAGCAATCTTTACCTCAACTTGATGAAGTTTCCATTGGACATGCCCTTATTTCCGATGCCATTTATCTTGGACTTGACAATACAATAAATTTATATCTGCAACAGCTAAGAGAGGAAGATTAA